DNA from Pseudomonadota bacterium:
TGACTACGAGGAGGCGGAACCGCTCCTGCGCGCGGCCTACGTGACGGATCGCCGCATCCTCGGCGCCGGCCACCCCACCACGGCCCTGCGGCTCAACAACCTCAGCATGTTCTACTACGTCACGGCGGACTACGCGGCGGCGGAACCGCTGATGCGCGAGGCCCTAGGCCACAACCGGCGCCTGTTCGGCGACGTCAGCGAACGCGTGGCGACCAACCTCCACAACCTCGCCAACATGCTCATTGCCACGGGTCGTCTCGACGATGCGGTGCCGATGCACCGCGAGGCGCTCGAGATTCGCCAGGCGGTCCTCGAGCCCGATCATCCCCGCCTCGCCCAGTCCTTAAAGAGCTACGGCCGTGTGCAGCTCGCCCTCGGCCAGCCCGACGAAGCCCACGCGCTGCTGGCCCAGGCGCGCAACATCGTCGAGAGCAACCTGGCGCCGAGCCATCCCGTCTACATCTCCGTGCTCATCGGCCAGGGGGCACTGCAGTTGGCCTCCGGCGATCACGAGCGTGCCGGTGAAACGCTGACGCGCGCGGTGACGCTCGGCGAAGCACATCTCAACGACGCCAGCCGCGACCTCGCGGAGGCGCGGAGCTTGCTCGGACGTAATCTGCTAGCGATGGACAGACGGGAGGAAGCGCTGGCCTTGCTGAACGCCGCCGAGGCGACGCTGGCCGCGAGCGCCGAAGACGATGACCCCCTGTTAGTCGCCACACGCGAGGCGCGCGTGCGGCTCTTACCGTAGCGAGCATTCCTGCGACCCGCACACACGCCACCTCAAGGCCTCGCCATCCGCTGTTGGAAGGTGATCTCTATGAACTCCGCAGGCCTGCTAACGGCCACCAGCACCGTGACCCGCAGGACGCCCTCGACCAGGTCCTCCGGCGTCATCGTCTCACCCAACCCGATATGCACGCTGAACGCATCGTCCTCTGTGGCCCCAGCGAGACCGCCTCGCTGCCAGATGCTCGTTAGAAAGCCCCTGATCGCATTCTTCAGGCACACCCAAGTGCTCGCATCGTTCTCCGCGCGCACATACGGCCCACTCGCCCGCTTGATCGATTCCTCCAACATGATCAGCGTGCGCCGCACGTTCACGTACTTCCAATCGTTGCTGTTGCCATCGAGCGTACGCGCGCCCCACACCAACACGCCCTCCCCCACGAAGGCGCGGATCGCATTGATCGACTTGCCCTGCGGAGTCACGTTGAGATCCTCCTGATCCTCGTGACTGAGCGCCACGGCGGGCGCCACCACGCCGTTCAGCGCCACGTTCGCCGGTGCCTTCCACACCCCGCGACTGCTGTCGACCATCGCGTAGACACCCGCGATCGCCGCACTCGGCGGGAGAAGATTCAGTTGGCGCTTCATCTCCGGCAGGATGCTCGCGAATGCCGGACTCGCCGCCGCCAACGCATCGTCCGCGACCTCCGCCGCCCCATCGAGCCCCAACAGCTCGCGGTTGCGGACGTTCCTGACACCCAGGTCACCGTCCCCAACGATGCTCATGTGTAGCCAAGGGTAGTAGGCGACCCCGTAGTCGAGGTGGTCCGTGCCTAGCGCGTTGCGGAACTGGGCGATCGGGTCATCTGATGGGACCGAGCGATCCGCGTAGCCGCCGTGCACGTCGAGCAGGGCGATACGACTAGCCATCTGCCCACAGTGCATCAGCGACGCCCGCTGGACGTCCATGCACTGCGCATGGCTCAACAGCACCGCGTCGGGGATCACCACCATCGTCGGCTCGTGCTCCCCCTCTAGAGCGTGAATGCCGGCGATGAGTTGTTGCGCCTCCACGGGCGTCTCGTAGTCGCCGACACACACGACGTAGCAGGCCCCGCCGCCGTTCAGGAAGAAGCTCTCCATGCAGCGGTAGAGCAGGAACGCCCGGCCCTCTGCACCGCTCACCTGCTCGACGTAGTAGTCCTGCTCC
Protein-coding regions in this window:
- a CDS encoding phage tail sheath C-terminal domain-containing protein — protein: MAEMKAPGVYVVEQDGRADAVEEVPTAVPAFIGHTAKADHGGEPLLYKPWRISSMAEYREHFGAEPTPRFDLKAVPPGCNVESTFTVEEQDYYVEQVSGAEGRAFLLYRCMESFFLNGGGACYVVCVGDYETPVEAQQLIAGIHALEGEHEPTMVVIPDAVLLSHAQCMDVQRASLMHCGQMASRIALLDVHGGYADRSVPSDDPIAQFRNALGTDHLDYGVAYYPWLHMSIVGDGDLGVRNVRNRELLGLDGAAEVADDALAAASPAFASILPEMKRQLNLLPPSAAIAGVYAMVDSSRGVWKAPANVALNGVVAPAVALSHEDQEDLNVTPQGKSINAIRAFVGEGVLVWGARTLDGNSNDWKYVNVRRTLIMLEESIKRASGPYVRAENDASTWVCLKNAIRGFLTSIWQRGGLAGATEDDAFSVHIGLGETMTPEDLVEGVLRVTVLVAVSRPAEFIEITFQQRMARP